A window of Hippoglossus stenolepis isolate QCI-W04-F060 chromosome 16, HSTE1.2, whole genome shotgun sequence contains these coding sequences:
- the LOC118123039 gene encoding ADP-ribosylation factor-binding protein GGA1 isoform X1, with translation MAAPPDAETLESRINRATNPLNRDTDWSSINAFCDQLNNDSKGPQLATRLLAHKVQSPQEWEAMQALLVLETCMKNCGKRFHSEVGKFRFLNELIKVVSPKYLGSRSPEPVKNKVLELIYSWTLGLPDEGKITDAYQMLKKQGIIKQDPELPPDKLLNLPPPRPKNAIFEDEEKSKTLARLLNSSHPDDLKAANNLIKEMVQEDQKRAEKVSKRVNAIQEVKESGALLTQLLQDYDSTASNPSNDELVQDLYQRCEKMRPTLFRLASDTEDNDEALAEILQANDSLTHVINLYKQQVKGEIVNGNNTLNTQKQTGGGTALLDLSGLDTSPQSPPSFPEFPTPTDGFTAPTQEMGISLLDDELMSLGLSEGTHTSNPPDDSTAWDSFQSSDSIEADIPAAPSLLLTPDPPSQPQPLSSGSTPVNSALDELDLLGKTLMQQSLPPEGLQVKWDKHQSKPTLRDLQSKSGPNITPNPIPVFSSEHPAPLLNSPILGTTLLDILQTQTETPPAEITLTDVFVPLESIKPSSLLPVTVFDKHSLRVLFHFARDSPPSRPDVLVVIISMLSSAPAPVTDINLETTAPKSMAVKLQPPSGTELPAFNPILPPAAVTQILLLANPNKEKVQLQYRLTFSLGEQEHSESGSLEQFPSPDTWGNL, from the exons ATGGCTGCTCCTCCCGACGCGGAGACGCTGGAGTCTCGTATCA ACAGAGCTACCAACCCGctgaacagagacacagactggAGCAGCATCAACGCCTTCTGTGACCAGCTCAACAATGACTCAAAGGG ACCTCAGCTGGCCACCAGGCTCCTGGCCCACAAGGTCCAGTCTCCACAGGAGTGGGAGGCCATGCAGGCTCTGCTG GTTCTGGAAACGTGTATGAAAAACTGTGGGAAAAGGTTTCACAGTGAAGTCGGCAAGTTCCGTTTTCTGAATGAACTCATCAAAGTAGTTTCTCCAAAG TACCTGGGCTCACGGTCACCAGAGCCAGTGAAAAACAAGGTTCTGGAGTTAATCTACAGCTGGACTTTGGGGTTACCTGACGAGGGCAAGATCACAGACGCTTATCAGATGCTGAAGAAACAAG GTATAATTAAACAAGACCCAGAGCTTCCTCCTGACAAACTACTGAACCTTCCTCCACCCAGACCCAAGAACGCCATTtttgaggatgaggagaagtcAAAA ACGCTAGCTCGTCTGTTGAATAGTTCACATCCTGACGACTTGAAAGCCGCCAACAATCTTATCAAGGAAATGGTCCAGGAG GATCAGAAGCGAGCAGAAAAGGTGTCAAAGCGGGTCAACGCCAttcaggaggtgaaggagagcgGCGCTCTGCTGACTCAGCTCCTGCAGGACTACGACAGCACAGCGAGCAATCCCAGCAATGATGAACTCGTACAG GACCTGTACCAGCGCTGTGAGAAGATGAGACCGACACTGTTCAGACTGGCGAGCGACACAGAGGATAACGACGAGGCTCTGG cggAGATCCTCCAGGCCAACGACAGTCTGACTCACGTCATCAACCTCTACAAACAGCAGGTGAAGGGGGAGATAGTAAATGGCAACAACACATTAAACACTCAGAAACAAACAG GCGGAGGGACAGCCCTGCTCGATCTGTCAGGGTTGGACACGTCACCCCAGTCGCCGCCATCCTTCCCAGAATTTCCCACTCCGACAGACGGCTTCACCGCCCCCACACAGGAGATGGGGATAAGTCTCCTTGACGACGAGCTCATGTCCCTCG GTTTAAGTGAAGGAACACACACCTCCAACCCTCCTGACGACTCCACGGCCTGGGACTCCTTCCAA tcTTCTGACAGCATAGAGGCCGACATCCCTGCAGCACCAAGTCTCCTCCTGACTCCGGACCCCCCCTCCCAACCTCAGCCCCTGTCATCTGGCTCCACCCCGGTTAACTCTGCCCTGGACGAGCTCGACCTGCTGGGGAAGACGCTGATGCAGCAGTCCCTGCctccagaggggctgcaggTCAAATG GGACAAGCACCAGTCCAAACCAACACTAAGAGACCTCCAGAGCAAGTCTGGACCCAACATCACCCCAAACCCAATCCCAGTGTTCTCCTCTGAACATCCTGCACCGCTCCTCAACTCCCCCATCCTGGGAACGACGTTGCTGGATATTCTACAAACTCAAACAGAGACGCCTCCTGCTGAAATCACCCTGACTGATGTTTTTGTACCATTAGAATCCATTAAGCCCA gtaGTCTGTTACCTGTGACCGTGTTTGACAAACACAGTCTGCGGGTTCTCTTTCATTTCGCCCGTGACTCGCCTCCATCTCGCCCTGATGTGCTGGTGGTGATCATCTCCATGCTGTCCTCGGCCCCCGCCCCCGTCACCGACATAAACCTGGAGACGACAGCTCCAAAG TCTATGGcagtgaagctgcagcctcCATCGGGCACTGAGCTCCCGGCTTTCAACCCcatccttcctcctgcagccgtCACACAGATCCTGCTGCTGGCAAACCCAAACAAG gagaaAGTGCAGCTCCAGTACAGATTGACCTTCAGCTTGGGGGAGCAGGAGCACAGCGAGAGCGGCAGTCTAGAACAGTTTCCTTCTCCGGACACGTGGGGGAATCTATAG
- the LOC118123039 gene encoding ADP-ribosylation factor-binding protein GGA1 isoform X2 translates to MAAPPDAETLESRINRATNPLNRDTDWSSINAFCDQLNNDSKGPQLATRLLAHKVQSPQEWEAMQALLVLETCMKNCGKRFHSEVGKFRFLNELIKVVSPKYLGSRSPEPVKNKVLELIYSWTLGLPDEGKITDAYQMLKKQGIIKQDPELPPDKLLNLPPPRPKNAIFEDEEKSKTLARLLNSSHPDDLKAANNLIKEMVQEDQKRAEKVSKRVNAIQEVKESGALLTQLLQDYDSTASNPSNDELVQDLYQRCEKMRPTLFRLASDTEDNDEALAEILQANDSLTHVINLYKQQHFTSGLNPLFTGGGTALLDLSGLDTSPQSPPSFPEFPTPTDGFTAPTQEMGISLLDDELMSLGLSEGTHTSNPPDDSTAWDSFQSSDSIEADIPAAPSLLLTPDPPSQPQPLSSGSTPVNSALDELDLLGKTLMQQSLPPEGLQVKWDKHQSKPTLRDLQSKSGPNITPNPIPVFSSEHPAPLLNSPILGTTLLDILQTQTETPPAEITLTDVFVPLESIKPSSLLPVTVFDKHSLRVLFHFARDSPPSRPDVLVVIISMLSSAPAPVTDINLETTAPKSMAVKLQPPSGTELPAFNPILPPAAVTQILLLANPNKEKVQLQYRLTFSLGEQEHSESGSLEQFPSPDTWGNL, encoded by the exons ATGGCTGCTCCTCCCGACGCGGAGACGCTGGAGTCTCGTATCA ACAGAGCTACCAACCCGctgaacagagacacagactggAGCAGCATCAACGCCTTCTGTGACCAGCTCAACAATGACTCAAAGGG ACCTCAGCTGGCCACCAGGCTCCTGGCCCACAAGGTCCAGTCTCCACAGGAGTGGGAGGCCATGCAGGCTCTGCTG GTTCTGGAAACGTGTATGAAAAACTGTGGGAAAAGGTTTCACAGTGAAGTCGGCAAGTTCCGTTTTCTGAATGAACTCATCAAAGTAGTTTCTCCAAAG TACCTGGGCTCACGGTCACCAGAGCCAGTGAAAAACAAGGTTCTGGAGTTAATCTACAGCTGGACTTTGGGGTTACCTGACGAGGGCAAGATCACAGACGCTTATCAGATGCTGAAGAAACAAG GTATAATTAAACAAGACCCAGAGCTTCCTCCTGACAAACTACTGAACCTTCCTCCACCCAGACCCAAGAACGCCATTtttgaggatgaggagaagtcAAAA ACGCTAGCTCGTCTGTTGAATAGTTCACATCCTGACGACTTGAAAGCCGCCAACAATCTTATCAAGGAAATGGTCCAGGAG GATCAGAAGCGAGCAGAAAAGGTGTCAAAGCGGGTCAACGCCAttcaggaggtgaaggagagcgGCGCTCTGCTGACTCAGCTCCTGCAGGACTACGACAGCACAGCGAGCAATCCCAGCAATGATGAACTCGTACAG GACCTGTACCAGCGCTGTGAGAAGATGAGACCGACACTGTTCAGACTGGCGAGCGACACAGAGGATAACGACGAGGCTCTGG cggAGATCCTCCAGGCCAACGACAGTCTGACTCACGTCATCAACCTCTACAAACAGCAG CATTTCACTTCTGGCTTGAACCCATTGTTCACAGGCGGAGGGACAGCCCTGCTCGATCTGTCAGGGTTGGACACGTCACCCCAGTCGCCGCCATCCTTCCCAGAATTTCCCACTCCGACAGACGGCTTCACCGCCCCCACACAGGAGATGGGGATAAGTCTCCTTGACGACGAGCTCATGTCCCTCG GTTTAAGTGAAGGAACACACACCTCCAACCCTCCTGACGACTCCACGGCCTGGGACTCCTTCCAA tcTTCTGACAGCATAGAGGCCGACATCCCTGCAGCACCAAGTCTCCTCCTGACTCCGGACCCCCCCTCCCAACCTCAGCCCCTGTCATCTGGCTCCACCCCGGTTAACTCTGCCCTGGACGAGCTCGACCTGCTGGGGAAGACGCTGATGCAGCAGTCCCTGCctccagaggggctgcaggTCAAATG GGACAAGCACCAGTCCAAACCAACACTAAGAGACCTCCAGAGCAAGTCTGGACCCAACATCACCCCAAACCCAATCCCAGTGTTCTCCTCTGAACATCCTGCACCGCTCCTCAACTCCCCCATCCTGGGAACGACGTTGCTGGATATTCTACAAACTCAAACAGAGACGCCTCCTGCTGAAATCACCCTGACTGATGTTTTTGTACCATTAGAATCCATTAAGCCCA gtaGTCTGTTACCTGTGACCGTGTTTGACAAACACAGTCTGCGGGTTCTCTTTCATTTCGCCCGTGACTCGCCTCCATCTCGCCCTGATGTGCTGGTGGTGATCATCTCCATGCTGTCCTCGGCCCCCGCCCCCGTCACCGACATAAACCTGGAGACGACAGCTCCAAAG TCTATGGcagtgaagctgcagcctcCATCGGGCACTGAGCTCCCGGCTTTCAACCCcatccttcctcctgcagccgtCACACAGATCCTGCTGCTGGCAAACCCAAACAAG gagaaAGTGCAGCTCCAGTACAGATTGACCTTCAGCTTGGGGGAGCAGGAGCACAGCGAGAGCGGCAGTCTAGAACAGTTTCCTTCTCCGGACACGTGGGGGAATCTATAG
- the LOC118123040 gene encoding probable ATP-dependent RNA helicase DDX17 isoform X2 — protein MRGSCGDRDRDRGRDRGPRFGSSRGGPPPGKKFGNPGDRLRKKRWDLEELPKFEKNFYNEHPEVQRMSQYDLEEFRRKKEITIRGSGCPKPVSTFHQAHFPQYVMDVLMQQNFKEPTAIQAQGFPLALSGRDMVGIAQTGSGKTLSYLLPAIVHISHQPYLERGDGPICLVLAPTRELAQQVQQVAHDYGKSSRIKTTCVYGGAPKGPQIRDLERGVEICIATPGRLIDFLEAGKTNLQRCTYLVLDEADRMLDMGFEPQIRKIVDQIRPDRQTLMWSATWPKDVRQLAEDFLKDYVQINVGALELSANHNILQIVDVCMENEKDQKLIQLMEEIMAEKENKTIIFVETKKRCDDLTRRMRRDGWPAMCIHGDKSQPERDWVLTEFRSGKAPILIATDVASRGLDVEDVKFVINYDYPNSSEDYIHRIGRTARSTNKGTAYTFFTPGNLRQARELIRVLEEARQAINPKLLQMVDTGRGGGGGGGRLRFRATSNSNNPNLMYQDECEQRMRSVSGGGGGGSKESRSSSSNYSRDNRDSRSGSGRDGDRSSSSSSSSYRDRSSRDGGRSSSSNSYDQNNNNSSSRNASGSGDSPTPSSAPKPLMAQQFNPPQPIMGLMGHSPFQFAPPPPPPTPGRK, from the exons ATGAGAGGCTCGTGCGGGGACAGAGACCGAGACCGCGGCCGCGACAGGGG CCCTCGTTTCGGGTCCAGCAGAGGTGGCCCACCGCCGGGTAAGAAGTTTGGGAACCCCGGGGACCGTCTACGGAAGAAGAGGTGGGACCTGGAGGAGCTTCCCAAATTTGAGAAGAACTTCTACAATGAGCACCCTGAAGTGCAGCGAATGAGCCAG TATGATCTTGAGGAGTTCCgcaggaagaaagaaatcacCATTCGAGGTTCAGGCTGCCCGAAGCCTGTCTCCACCTTCCACCAGGCGCATTTTCCCC AGTACGTAATGGATGTGCTGATGCAGCAGAACTTCAAGGAGCCCACAGCCATTCAGGCACAAGGTTTCCCACTGGCCCTTAGTGGGAGAGACATGGTGGGCATTGCTCAGACCGGCTCTGGGAAGACCTTATCG taTCTTCTGCCTGCAATTGTGCACATCAGCCATCAGCCCTACTTGGAGCGAGGAGATGGACCCATT tGTTTGGTTCTGGCCCCCACAAGAGAACTGGCACAGCAGGTCCAGCAGGTGGCACATGACTATGGAAAGTCATCACGCATCAAAACCACTTGTGTGTATGGGGGGGCTCCCAAGGGACCTCAAATCCGTGACctggagagag GTGTTGAGATCTGCATCGCCACTCCGGGTCGTTTGATTGACTTCCTCGAGGCTGGAAAGACCAATCTGCAGCGCTGCACATATCTAGTTCTGGATGAAGCTGACCGCATGCTGGACATGGGCTTTGAACCACAGATCCGCAAAATTGTGGATCAGATTCGG CCGGACAGACAGACCCTCATGTGGAGTGCTACCTGGCCCAAAGACGTTCGCCAGCTGGCAGAGGACTTCCTCAAAGACTATGTCCAGATTAACGTTGGAGCGCTGGAGCTCAGCGCCAACCACAACATCCTGCAGATAGTTGATGTCTGTATGGAGAATGAGAAGGACCAGAA gtTGATCCAACTGATGGAGGAAATCATGGCTGAGAAAGAGAACAAGACCATCATATTTGTGGAGACCAAGAAGAGATGTGATGACCTCACACGCAGAATGAGACGTGATGG gTGGCCAGCGATGTGTATTCATGGCGACAAGAGCCAACCAGAGAGAGACTGGGTGTTGACAG AGTTTCGAAGCGGCAAAGCTCCCATCCTCATCGCCACTGATGTGGCCTCACGTGGTTTGG ATGTGGAGGATGTCAAGTTTGTCATCAATTATGATTATCCCAACTCATCGGAGGACTACATCCATCGCATCGGCCGAACAGCGCGCAGCACCAACAAAGGCACCGCCTACACCTTCTTCACTCCAGGGAACCTCCGCCAGGCCCGAGAGCTGATCCGGGTGCTGGAGGAGGCCCGACAGGCCATCAATCCCAAACTGCTGCAGATGGTGGACACTGGACGtggaggaggcggcggag GTGGCCGTCTCCGTTTCCGTGCCACCTCCAATTCTAACAATCCCAACCTGATGTACCAGGACGAGTGTGAGCAGAGAATGCGTTCTGTaagtggcggcggcggcggcggctccaAGGAAagtcgcagcagcagcagcaactacAGTCGCGACAATCGAGACAGTCGCAGTGGAAGCGGCCGGGACGGGGaccgctcttcctcctcctcctcctcctcatacaGAGATCGCAGCAGCAGGGATGGAGGACGCAGCTCCAGCTCCAACTCATATgaccagaacaacaacaacagcagctccaggaaCGCCTCTGGCTCAGGGGACAGCCCCACTCCATCATCGGCTCCCAAGCCTCTGATGGCCCAGCAGTTCAACCCTCCCCAGCCCATCATGGGCCTGATGGGGCACTCGCCTTTCCAGtttgctcctccacctccccctcctaCACCAGGTAGAAAGTAA
- the LOC118123040 gene encoding probable ATP-dependent RNA helicase DDX17 isoform X1, giving the protein MRGSCGDRDRDRGRDRGSPRFGSSRGGPPPGKKFGNPGDRLRKKRWDLEELPKFEKNFYNEHPEVQRMSQYDLEEFRRKKEITIRGSGCPKPVSTFHQAHFPQYVMDVLMQQNFKEPTAIQAQGFPLALSGRDMVGIAQTGSGKTLSYLLPAIVHISHQPYLERGDGPICLVLAPTRELAQQVQQVAHDYGKSSRIKTTCVYGGAPKGPQIRDLERGVEICIATPGRLIDFLEAGKTNLQRCTYLVLDEADRMLDMGFEPQIRKIVDQIRPDRQTLMWSATWPKDVRQLAEDFLKDYVQINVGALELSANHNILQIVDVCMENEKDQKLIQLMEEIMAEKENKTIIFVETKKRCDDLTRRMRRDGWPAMCIHGDKSQPERDWVLTEFRSGKAPILIATDVASRGLDVEDVKFVINYDYPNSSEDYIHRIGRTARSTNKGTAYTFFTPGNLRQARELIRVLEEARQAINPKLLQMVDTGRGGGGGGGRLRFRATSNSNNPNLMYQDECEQRMRSVSGGGGGGSKESRSSSSNYSRDNRDSRSGSGRDGDRSSSSSSSSYRDRSSRDGGRSSSSNSYDQNNNNSSSRNASGSGDSPTPSSAPKPLMAQQFNPPQPIMGLMGHSPFQFAPPPPPPTPGRK; this is encoded by the exons ATGAGAGGCTCGTGCGGGGACAGAGACCGAGACCGCGGCCGCGACAGGGG CAGCCCTCGTTTCGGGTCCAGCAGAGGTGGCCCACCGCCGGGTAAGAAGTTTGGGAACCCCGGGGACCGTCTACGGAAGAAGAGGTGGGACCTGGAGGAGCTTCCCAAATTTGAGAAGAACTTCTACAATGAGCACCCTGAAGTGCAGCGAATGAGCCAG TATGATCTTGAGGAGTTCCgcaggaagaaagaaatcacCATTCGAGGTTCAGGCTGCCCGAAGCCTGTCTCCACCTTCCACCAGGCGCATTTTCCCC AGTACGTAATGGATGTGCTGATGCAGCAGAACTTCAAGGAGCCCACAGCCATTCAGGCACAAGGTTTCCCACTGGCCCTTAGTGGGAGAGACATGGTGGGCATTGCTCAGACCGGCTCTGGGAAGACCTTATCG taTCTTCTGCCTGCAATTGTGCACATCAGCCATCAGCCCTACTTGGAGCGAGGAGATGGACCCATT tGTTTGGTTCTGGCCCCCACAAGAGAACTGGCACAGCAGGTCCAGCAGGTGGCACATGACTATGGAAAGTCATCACGCATCAAAACCACTTGTGTGTATGGGGGGGCTCCCAAGGGACCTCAAATCCGTGACctggagagag GTGTTGAGATCTGCATCGCCACTCCGGGTCGTTTGATTGACTTCCTCGAGGCTGGAAAGACCAATCTGCAGCGCTGCACATATCTAGTTCTGGATGAAGCTGACCGCATGCTGGACATGGGCTTTGAACCACAGATCCGCAAAATTGTGGATCAGATTCGG CCGGACAGACAGACCCTCATGTGGAGTGCTACCTGGCCCAAAGACGTTCGCCAGCTGGCAGAGGACTTCCTCAAAGACTATGTCCAGATTAACGTTGGAGCGCTGGAGCTCAGCGCCAACCACAACATCCTGCAGATAGTTGATGTCTGTATGGAGAATGAGAAGGACCAGAA gtTGATCCAACTGATGGAGGAAATCATGGCTGAGAAAGAGAACAAGACCATCATATTTGTGGAGACCAAGAAGAGATGTGATGACCTCACACGCAGAATGAGACGTGATGG gTGGCCAGCGATGTGTATTCATGGCGACAAGAGCCAACCAGAGAGAGACTGGGTGTTGACAG AGTTTCGAAGCGGCAAAGCTCCCATCCTCATCGCCACTGATGTGGCCTCACGTGGTTTGG ATGTGGAGGATGTCAAGTTTGTCATCAATTATGATTATCCCAACTCATCGGAGGACTACATCCATCGCATCGGCCGAACAGCGCGCAGCACCAACAAAGGCACCGCCTACACCTTCTTCACTCCAGGGAACCTCCGCCAGGCCCGAGAGCTGATCCGGGTGCTGGAGGAGGCCCGACAGGCCATCAATCCCAAACTGCTGCAGATGGTGGACACTGGACGtggaggaggcggcggag GTGGCCGTCTCCGTTTCCGTGCCACCTCCAATTCTAACAATCCCAACCTGATGTACCAGGACGAGTGTGAGCAGAGAATGCGTTCTGTaagtggcggcggcggcggcggctccaAGGAAagtcgcagcagcagcagcaactacAGTCGCGACAATCGAGACAGTCGCAGTGGAAGCGGCCGGGACGGGGaccgctcttcctcctcctcctcctcctcatacaGAGATCGCAGCAGCAGGGATGGAGGACGCAGCTCCAGCTCCAACTCATATgaccagaacaacaacaacagcagctccaggaaCGCCTCTGGCTCAGGGGACAGCCCCACTCCATCATCGGCTCCCAAGCCTCTGATGGCCCAGCAGTTCAACCCTCCCCAGCCCATCATGGGCCTGATGGGGCACTCGCCTTTCCAGtttgctcctccacctccccctcctaCACCAGGTAGAAAGTAA
- the LOC118123541 gene encoding transmembrane protein 184B isoform X2 — translation MSQLWQRDIPLSERLGNESPVGLAPGSPATVAPQGSNSSSVPVAPVVTPETPFFLMTSTAQTISGFFVWTALLITCHQIYMHLRYYSSPNEQRHIVRILFIVPIYAFDSWLSLLFFTNEEYYVYFDTVRDCYEAFVIYNFLSLCYEYLGGESAIMAEIRGKPIESSCMYGTCCLWGKTYSIGFLRFCKQATLQFCVVKPLVAVITVVLQAFGKYKDGDFNVASGYLYVTIIYNISVSLSLYALFLFYFATRDLLVPYNPVLKFFMVKSVIFLSFWQGMLLAILEKCGAIPQINSADFSVGEGTVAAGYQNFIICIEMFFAAVALRHAFTYKVYMDKRLDSYGRCAPMKSISSSLKETMNPGDMVQDAIHNFSPAYQQYTQQSTLERSGGPPLSRSHSSLSTRGDNEKTLLLSSDDEF, via the exons ATGAGTCAACTCTGGCAGCGGGACATACCCCTGTCCGAGAGGTTAGGGAATGAGTCTCCCGTTGGCCTCGCCCCGGGGTCGCCCGCCACTGTGGCCCCACAAGGATCCAACTCCTCTTCGGTACCAGTGGCCCCAGTCGTCACACCAGAAACGCCATTTTTCCTCATGACCTCCACTGCCCAAACTATATCCGGCTTTTTCGTTTGGACGGCTCTTCTAATCACATGTCACCAG ATCTACATGCACCTACGTTACTACAGCTCTCCAAATGAACAGAGGCACATCGTGAGGATCCTGTTCATAGTCCCCATCTACGCCTTCGACTCCTGGCTCAGCCTCCTTTTCTTCACCAATGAGGAGTACTACGTTTACTTTGACACAGTGCGAGACTGCTACGAAG CCTTTGTCATCTACAACTTCCTGAGTCTGTGTTATGAGTATCTGGGAGGAGAGAGTGCCATCATGGCTGAGATCAGAGGGAAACCTATTGA GTCGAGTTGTATGTATGGGACCTGTTGTCTGTGGGGAAAGACCTACTCCATCGGTTTCCTCAGGTTTTGCAAACAG GCCACTCTCCAGTTCTGTGTGGTGAAACCCCTGGTGGCAGTGATCACTGTCGTTCTTCAAGCCTTTGGGAAATACAAAGATGGAGACTTCAA tgtggCTAGCGGCTACCTGTATGTGACCATCATCTACAACATCTCCGTCAGCCTGTCGCTCTATGCGCTCTTCCTCTTCTACTTTGCCACACGTGACCTGCTTGTCCCGTACAACCCCGTGCTGAAGTTCTTCATGGTCAAGTCAGtcatctttctttccttttggcaag GGATGCTGCTGGCCATCCTGGAGAAGTGCGGCGCCATCCCTCAGATCAACTCTGCCGACTTCTCAGTGGGCGAGGGAACGGTTGCTGCTGGTTACCAAAACTTCATCATCTGTATCGAGATGTTCTTTGCTGCTGTGGCTCTGCGCCATGCCTTCACTTACAAAGTCTACATGGATAAAAGACTGGACTCATATG GTCGCTGTGCCCCAATGAAGAGCATCTCCAGCAGCCTGAAGGAGACCATGAATCCAGGCGACATGGTCCAGGACGCCATCCACAACTTCTCTCCAGCTTATCAACAGTACACCCAGCAGTCCACGTTGGAGCGAAGTGGGGGTCCGCCCCTCTCCCGCAGCCACAGTAGCCTCAGCACCCGCGGGGATAATGAAAAGACCCTGCTGCTCAGCTCAGACGACGAGTTCTAA
- the LOC118123541 gene encoding transmembrane protein 184B isoform X1 — MSQLWQRDIPLSERLGNESPVGLAPGSPATVAPQGSNSSSVPVAPVVTPETPFFLMTSTAQTISGFFVWTALLITCHQIYMHLRYYSSPNEQRHIVRILFIVPIYAFDSWLSLLFFTNEEYYVYFDTVRDCYEAFVIYNFLSLCYEYLGGESAIMAEIRGKPIESSCMYGTCCLWGKTYSIGFLRFCKQATLQFCVVKPLVAVITVVLQAFGKYKDGDFNVASGYLYVTIIYNISVSLSLYALFLFYFATRDLLVPYNPVLKFFMVKSVIFLSFWQGMLLAILEKCGAIPQINSADFSVGEGTVAAGYQNFIICIEMFFAAVALRHAFTYKVYMDKRLDSYGSFPIYGQYGRCAPMKSISSSLKETMNPGDMVQDAIHNFSPAYQQYTQQSTLERSGGPPLSRSHSSLSTRGDNEKTLLLSSDDEF, encoded by the exons ATGAGTCAACTCTGGCAGCGGGACATACCCCTGTCCGAGAGGTTAGGGAATGAGTCTCCCGTTGGCCTCGCCCCGGGGTCGCCCGCCACTGTGGCCCCACAAGGATCCAACTCCTCTTCGGTACCAGTGGCCCCAGTCGTCACACCAGAAACGCCATTTTTCCTCATGACCTCCACTGCCCAAACTATATCCGGCTTTTTCGTTTGGACGGCTCTTCTAATCACATGTCACCAG ATCTACATGCACCTACGTTACTACAGCTCTCCAAATGAACAGAGGCACATCGTGAGGATCCTGTTCATAGTCCCCATCTACGCCTTCGACTCCTGGCTCAGCCTCCTTTTCTTCACCAATGAGGAGTACTACGTTTACTTTGACACAGTGCGAGACTGCTACGAAG CCTTTGTCATCTACAACTTCCTGAGTCTGTGTTATGAGTATCTGGGAGGAGAGAGTGCCATCATGGCTGAGATCAGAGGGAAACCTATTGA GTCGAGTTGTATGTATGGGACCTGTTGTCTGTGGGGAAAGACCTACTCCATCGGTTTCCTCAGGTTTTGCAAACAG GCCACTCTCCAGTTCTGTGTGGTGAAACCCCTGGTGGCAGTGATCACTGTCGTTCTTCAAGCCTTTGGGAAATACAAAGATGGAGACTTCAA tgtggCTAGCGGCTACCTGTATGTGACCATCATCTACAACATCTCCGTCAGCCTGTCGCTCTATGCGCTCTTCCTCTTCTACTTTGCCACACGTGACCTGCTTGTCCCGTACAACCCCGTGCTGAAGTTCTTCATGGTCAAGTCAGtcatctttctttccttttggcaag GGATGCTGCTGGCCATCCTGGAGAAGTGCGGCGCCATCCCTCAGATCAACTCTGCCGACTTCTCAGTGGGCGAGGGAACGGTTGCTGCTGGTTACCAAAACTTCATCATCTGTATCGAGATGTTCTTTGCTGCTGTGGCTCTGCGCCATGCCTTCACTTACAAAGTCTACATGGATAAAAGACTGGACTCATATG GCTCATTTCCTATCTATGGACAGTACG GTCGCTGTGCCCCAATGAAGAGCATCTCCAGCAGCCTGAAGGAGACCATGAATCCAGGCGACATGGTCCAGGACGCCATCCACAACTTCTCTCCAGCTTATCAACAGTACACCCAGCAGTCCACGTTGGAGCGAAGTGGGGGTCCGCCCCTCTCCCGCAGCCACAGTAGCCTCAGCACCCGCGGGGATAATGAAAAGACCCTGCTGCTCAGCTCAGACGACGAGTTCTAA